Within Candidatus Eisenbacteria bacterium, the genomic segment GAGGAGGCAGCCGATCAGGACGAGAAAGGGGTCGCGCTTCCTCCTCGCGATCCGGGAAAGGGATGGTTCCTCGAAGCGCCGCCCCTCGAGCGCGACGATTCGAAGCACCTCGCCGATATTCCGGTTCGTCACCATCCGCGGTCCTCCGACGGGGACGCGATTGTAACGCCGGACCGTTGATTTGCGAAAGGGGCGCTGCTATTCTCGGGAACCCTGGGCTCGCCGCGCGGGTGGGAAGCGAGTGCCGTTCGGTCGAACGGAAACAAAGAGGGAGAGGAACTTGGAAGCGGATCTCAAAGCCGTTCAGCAACTGAAGGACGCGAGGGAACGCATTCTCGGCGAGCTTCGGAAAGTGATCGTCGGGCAGCATGAGGTGATCGACGGCCTTCTCATCTCGCTCCTCGCGAACGGCCACTGTCTTCTCGTCGGGGTGCCCGGGCTCGCGAAGACGCTCCTCATCAGCACGCTGGCCCGCGTTCTCGATCTCGAGTTCAGCCGGATCCAGTTCACGCCGGACCTGATGCCGAGCGACATCACGGGGACCGATATCCTGGAGGAGGACCGGGGGACGCACAAGCGTGTCTTCACGTTCCTCCGCGGCCCTGTGTTCGCGAACATCGTCCTCGCCGACGAGATCAACCGGACGCCGCCGAAGACGCAAGCCGCGCTCCTCCAGGCGATGCAGGAGCACCAGGTGACCGCGGGGGGACGCACGTACGATCTCTCCCCGCCCTTCTTCGTCCTCGCCACGCAGAACCCGATCGAGCAGGAGGGGACCTACCCGCTCCCGGAGGCGCAGCTCGATCGTTTCATGTTCAACCTTTGGGTCGACTACCCGTCCGACGAGGAAGAGCGAGTGATCGCGGAGACGACGACGAGCGCGTACGAGGCGGACCTCAAGAAGGTGCTCGGCGCCGCGGAGATCGTCGAGCTCCAGAAGCTCGTTCGCCGCGTTCCCGCCCCTTCCCACGTCGTCCACTACGCGGTCCGGCTTGCGCGCGCGACGCGCCCGACGGCGAAGGAGCGCCCCGACTTCGTGAAGGAGTGGATCAGCTGGGGAGCCGGCCCGCGCGCCTCGCAGTATCTCCTCCTCGGCGCCAAGACGCGGGCGATCCTCGACGGGCGCTACGCTCCGTCGATCGATGATGTCGTGCATGTCGCGCCCGCGGTTCTCCGCCACCGGATCGTCACGAACTTCAGCGCCGAGGCGGAGGGTGTGGACGCTCTCGCCATCGTCGGACGCCTCCTCGACGCCGTCCCGCGGGACGGAAAATGAGCACCATCGAAGAGAGCCGCCGGTTTCTCGATCCGGAGGTCGTCGCGCGCCTTTCCCGCATGGATATCAAGGCGAGGCTCGTCGTCGAGGGGTTC encodes:
- a CDS encoding MoxR family ATPase, with translation MPFGRTETKRERNLEADLKAVQQLKDARERILGELRKVIVGQHEVIDGLLISLLANGHCLLVGVPGLAKTLLISTLARVLDLEFSRIQFTPDLMPSDITGTDILEEDRGTHKRVFTFLRGPVFANIVLADEINRTPPKTQAALLQAMQEHQVTAGGRTYDLSPPFFVLATQNPIEQEGTYPLPEAQLDRFMFNLWVDYPSDEEERVIAETTTSAYEADLKKVLGAAEIVELQKLVRRVPAPSHVVHYAVRLARATRPTAKERPDFVKEWISWGAGPRASQYLLLGAKTRAILDGRYAPSIDDVVHVAPAVLRHRIVTNFSAEAEGVDALAIVGRLLDAVPRDGK